A window from Candidatus Hydrogenedentota bacterium encodes these proteins:
- a CDS encoding ABC transporter ATP-binding protein — MISVKSLRVDYDTVTAVEDLDLEVAPGEIFGLLGPNGAGKTSTIKAIARAIEPTYGEIRIDGVDPDVHPEEAWRRIGYMPDLPPLYPDLTVRQYLDVFAAAHLVARPGRADRVRDWAARVDLEKKLDTRVSELSRGMKQRLVLAKTLLPEPKALLLDEPASGMDPIARVEMRRLLHEAAANGAAVVISSHILSELDELCTAVGVMEKGRMVVSGSIADIRRRLETGVRLRIRPAGATSAEAVAAFLEGNPLVSGPAVAAGQCLAEFHGTEDQAAELLSALAGGGLTVAEFALEHESLESLFMRIGARETS; from the coding sequence ATGATTTCGGTCAAGTCGCTGCGGGTGGACTACGACACCGTCACCGCCGTGGAGGATCTGGACCTGGAGGTGGCGCCGGGGGAGATCTTCGGCCTGCTCGGTCCCAACGGCGCGGGGAAGACCTCCACCATCAAGGCCATTGCCCGGGCCATCGAGCCGACCTACGGCGAAATCCGCATTGACGGCGTGGACCCCGACGTCCACCCGGAGGAGGCCTGGCGCCGCATCGGCTACATGCCCGACCTCCCGCCGCTCTACCCCGACCTGACGGTCCGCCAATACCTCGACGTGTTCGCCGCCGCGCACCTCGTGGCCCGCCCCGGACGGGCGGACCGGGTGCGCGACTGGGCCGCCCGGGTGGACCTCGAGAAGAAACTCGACACCCGGGTCTCCGAGCTTTCGCGGGGCATGAAGCAGCGGCTCGTGCTGGCGAAAACGCTGCTCCCCGAGCCGAAGGCGCTCCTCCTCGACGAGCCCGCCAGCGGCATGGACCCCATCGCCCGCGTCGAGATGCGCCGCCTCCTTCACGAGGCCGCCGCCAACGGCGCCGCCGTCGTCATCTCCAGCCACATCCTGTCCGAGCTCGACGAGCTCTGCACCGCCGTCGGCGTCATGGAAAAGGGCCGCATGGTCGTCTCCGGCAGCATCGCGGACATCCGCCGCCGCCTCGAGACGGGCGTGCGCCTGCGCATCCGCCCGGCGGGTGCCACCTCCGCCGAAGCCGTCGCCGCGTTCCTGGAGGGCAATCCGCTCGTCTCCGGACCCGCCGTCGCCGCAGGACAGTGCCTTGCCGAGTTCCACGGCACGGAGGACCAGGCGGCGGAGCTGCTGTCCGCCCTCGCGGGCGGCGGCCTCACCGTCGCCGAGTTCGCCCTGGAGCACGAGAGCCTCGAAAGCCTCTTCATGCGCATCGGTGCACGAGAGACGTCATGA
- a CDS encoding exo-alpha-sialidase, which translates to MSRLVPLLACLAVLSAPPAAAAPRAEILDTKVICVQEGRYIGWPTVCRTRDGRLVAAFSGDRDQHVCPFGKSQIITSTDNGATWGAPVTVNNTPLDDRDTGIVETAQGTLVLTWFTSLAFERDEKYARHAEKVTPELRRDGLGYWTRRSADGGVTWEDAVRMQGTSPHGSIALRDGRLLSVGKVGGGEMALVAESSVDDARSWQVIGTVPIPAGEQQKHYHEPHVAELPDGALVAMFRYQPEDKEDHVMRQSESRDGGRTWTVTHSTGIWGYPPHLLPLKEGPLVVVYGRRKAPFSERACVSTDGGATWDTAHELTLCEAVNSDLGYPASVQLDNGTILTVYYQDPGPDQNTCLWATRWRLVME; encoded by the coding sequence ATGAGCCGCCTTGTTCCCCTCCTCGCCTGCCTGGCCGTACTGTCCGCGCCGCCTGCTGCGGCGGCGCCCCGCGCCGAGATTCTGGACACGAAGGTCATCTGCGTCCAGGAGGGCCGCTACATCGGCTGGCCGACGGTGTGCCGCACGAGGGACGGGCGGCTGGTGGCCGCCTTCTCCGGCGACCGCGACCAGCATGTGTGCCCCTTCGGCAAGAGCCAGATCATCACCAGCACGGACAACGGCGCGACCTGGGGCGCGCCCGTGACCGTCAACAACACGCCGCTGGACGACCGGGACACGGGGATCGTCGAGACGGCCCAGGGCACGCTGGTGCTGACGTGGTTCACCTCGCTGGCCTTCGAGCGCGATGAAAAGTACGCGCGCCACGCCGAAAAGGTCACGCCGGAACTCCGCCGCGACGGGCTGGGCTACTGGACCCGCCGGTCCGCCGACGGCGGCGTCACCTGGGAGGATGCGGTCCGGATGCAGGGCACCTCGCCCCACGGGTCCATCGCCCTGCGCGACGGCCGCCTCCTGAGCGTGGGCAAGGTGGGCGGCGGGGAGATGGCCCTCGTGGCCGAGAGCTCGGTGGACGACGCGCGGTCGTGGCAGGTGATCGGGACCGTGCCGATCCCGGCGGGGGAGCAGCAGAAGCACTACCACGAGCCGCATGTGGCCGAACTTCCCGACGGCGCGCTCGTGGCGATGTTCCGCTACCAGCCAGAGGACAAGGAGGACCACGTCATGAGGCAGTCGGAGAGCCGCGACGGCGGCCGCACCTGGACCGTCACGCATTCCACGGGCATCTGGGGCTACCCGCCGCACCTCCTGCCGCTGAAGGAGGGGCCGCTGGTCGTGGTGTACGGGCGGCGCAAGGCCCCCTTCAGCGAGCGGGCCTGTGTGAGCACCGACGGCGGCGCGACCTGGGACACGGCGCACGAGCTCACCCTGTGCGAGGCGGTCAACAGCGACCTGGGCTACCCGGCGTCCGTGCAGCTCGACAACGGCACGATCCTGACGGTGTACTATCAGGACCCGGGGCCGGACCAGAACACCTGCCTGTGGGCCACCCGCTGGCGGCTCGTCATGGAGTAG
- a CDS encoding Gfo/Idh/MocA family oxidoreductase: protein MNTAKVVPRKLSPNDKVNVAAIGAGGKGTSDIMSCHKLGENVVALCDVDWNRAEETAYRLKDAKHFNDYRNMLEQMPEIDAVTISTPDHTHAPAAYMAMKMGKHVYVQKPLTHTVAEARLLTRTAAETGVMTQMGNQGHSGDGIRQVCEMIWSGAIGDVREAHVWTHRPVWDNQGVTEPLPPETAPEGLDWDRWIGSAPWRPYHHKLAPHDWRAWLDFGGGSLGDMACHIMDAPYWALKLVEASDFTVEVVMQKGRNEQTFPLMTTIKYAFPERAGMPPVDVYWYDGHEPDPATGEEKYNRPARPEGLAADVVLGDKDMNGSFFIGTKGILTAGEYGGEPRLVPDNLMKDYKMPDATIERIPEENPYFDWIRGIKTGQKPCSNFDYAGPFTEMVQFGNLVVKSGQKLHWDNKNGVVTNVPNAKEVVTKEYRKGWEIPC from the coding sequence GTGAACACCGCGAAGGTCGTGCCGCGGAAACTGTCGCCGAACGACAAGGTGAACGTGGCGGCCATCGGCGCGGGCGGCAAGGGCACGAGCGACATCATGAGCTGCCACAAGCTGGGCGAGAACGTGGTGGCGCTGTGCGACGTGGACTGGAACCGCGCGGAGGAGACGGCGTACCGGCTGAAGGACGCGAAGCATTTCAACGACTACCGGAACATGCTGGAGCAGATGCCGGAGATTGACGCGGTGACGATCTCCACGCCGGACCACACGCACGCCCCGGCGGCCTACATGGCCATGAAAATGGGCAAGCACGTCTACGTCCAGAAGCCGCTCACGCACACCGTCGCCGAGGCGCGCCTGCTCACCCGCACGGCCGCCGAAACGGGCGTCATGACGCAGATGGGCAACCAGGGCCACAGCGGCGACGGCATCCGCCAGGTCTGCGAGATGATCTGGAGCGGCGCCATCGGCGACGTGCGCGAGGCCCACGTGTGGACGCACCGCCCGGTGTGGGACAACCAGGGCGTCACCGAGCCCCTGCCCCCCGAGACCGCCCCCGAGGGGCTCGACTGGGACCGCTGGATCGGCAGCGCCCCCTGGCGGCCCTACCACCACAAGCTCGCCCCGCATGACTGGCGCGCGTGGCTCGACTTCGGCGGCGGCTCCCTCGGCGACATGGCTTGCCACATCATGGACGCCCCCTACTGGGCCCTCAAGCTGGTCGAGGCCTCCGACTTCACCGTCGAGGTCGTCATGCAGAAGGGCCGAAACGAGCAGACCTTCCCCCTCATGACCACCATCAAGTACGCCTTCCCCGAGCGCGCCGGCATGCCCCCCGTGGACGTGTACTGGTACGACGGGCACGAGCCCGACCCCGCCACGGGCGAGGAGAAGTACAACCGCCCCGCCCGCCCCGAGGGCCTCGCGGCGGACGTCGTCCTCGGCGACAAGGACATGAACGGCTCGTTCTTCATCGGCACCAAGGGCATCCTCACGGCGGGCGAGTACGGCGGCGAGCCGCGCCTCGTGCCGGACAACCTGATGAAGGACTACAAAATGCCCGACGCCACCATCGAGCGCATCCCGGAAGAGAACCCCTACTTCGACTGGATCCGCGGCATCAAGACGGGCCAGAAGCCCTGCTCCAACTTCGACTACGCCGGCCCCTTCACCGAGATGGTCCAGTTCGGCAACCTCGTCGTGAAGTCCGGACAGAAACTCCACTGGGACAACAAAAACGGCGTCGTCACCAACGTGCCCAACGCCAAGGAGGTCGTCACCAAGGAGTACCGCAAGGGCTGGGAGATCCCCTGCTAG
- a CDS encoding DUF1559 domain-containing protein gives MKMRDTVRGRGGFTLIELLVVIAIIGILAAILLPALARAREAARRSSCQNNLKQWGLIFKMYSGESKGQRFPHLQVSRSHRWNGDPYPSPVEALALGPQTTSVYPEYMTDTMIMFCPSDSDPPGSVLENPDGTFGNPITRPKDVDASYCYLGWVFDRIDRNFVPISTYPMIQALIDILSDEVIPDVDVPIQLAAALNDAFNTQTMAAYMNHQGAALAAIADEDRDISDQPQGEGNGNGGSNVVYRIREGIERFLITDINNPGASASAQSTVFIMMDQLGTGAAIQKFNHLPGGCNVLYMDGHVEFVRYIGGDASGIPPVTKAVAVVTGALSTGG, from the coding sequence ATGAAGATGCGTGACACGGTCCGTGGGCGGGGCGGGTTCACCCTGATTGAGCTGCTGGTGGTCATTGCCATCATCGGCATTCTGGCAGCGATTCTGCTGCCCGCGCTGGCGCGGGCGCGCGAGGCGGCCCGGCGCTCCTCCTGCCAGAACAACCTGAAGCAGTGGGGGCTGATCTTTAAGATGTACTCGGGCGAGTCGAAGGGGCAGCGGTTCCCGCATCTCCAGGTGTCGCGCTCCCACCGGTGGAACGGCGACCCGTACCCCTCGCCCGTTGAGGCGCTGGCCCTGGGCCCGCAGACGACCTCCGTCTACCCGGAGTACATGACGGACACCATGATCATGTTCTGCCCGTCGGACTCCGACCCGCCCGGATCCGTGCTGGAGAACCCCGACGGGACCTTCGGAAACCCCATCACGCGCCCGAAGGACGTGGACGCGAGCTACTGCTATCTCGGATGGGTCTTCGACCGGATTGACCGGAACTTCGTCCCCATCAGCACCTATCCCATGATCCAGGCGCTGATAGACATTCTCAGCGACGAGGTGATTCCGGATGTGGACGTGCCCATCCAGCTCGCCGCCGCGCTGAACGACGCCTTCAACACGCAGACCATGGCGGCCTACATGAACCACCAGGGCGCGGCGCTGGCCGCCATCGCCGACGAGGACCGGGACATCAGCGACCAGCCCCAGGGCGAGGGCAACGGAAACGGCGGCAGCAACGTGGTCTACCGGATCCGCGAGGGGATCGAGCGCTTCCTCATCACGGACATCAACAACCCCGGCGCCAGCGCGTCCGCCCAGAGCACGGTGTTCATCATGATGGACCAGCTCGGCACGGGCGCGGCCATCCAGAAGTTCAACCACCTGCCCGGCGGGTGCAACGTGCTCTACATGGACGGGCACGTGGAGTTTGTCCGCTACATCGGCGGCGACGCCAGCGGGATCCCTCCTGTCACCAAGGCCGTGGCGGTGGTGACGGGGGCCCTCTCCACCGGCGGATGA